A genomic stretch from Solanum stenotomum isolate F172 chromosome 8, ASM1918654v1, whole genome shotgun sequence includes:
- the LOC125875169 gene encoding homeobox-leucine zipper protein HDG11-like, with amino-acid sequence MEYGTGGGGGGGGGASSSGGDAADAHRKKKRFHRHTAHQIQSLESVFKECPHPDEKIRLQLSRDLGLAPRQIKFWFQNRRTQLKSQHERADNSALRSENDRIRCENIAIREAIKNVICPSCGGPPVTEDTYFDEQKLRMENLQLKEELDKISSIAAKYMGRPISQLPPVQPVHLSSLNLMSMPNFGLTGPSLDLDLDLLPGSSTTTFPNLPCPTLNISDMDKSLMADIAGNAMEELIRLLQTNEPLWTKSTTDGRDVLDIDNYDQIFPKANSSLKNPNVRVEASRQSGVVIMNGLALVDMFMDVNKWVEFFPTIVSKARTLEVISCGMMGSRSSTLQLMYEEQQVLSPLVPTRQFYFLRFCQQIETGSWAIVDVSYDITQENMYPPSSCKVHKLPSGCLIRDMPNGYSKVTWLEHVEVEEKGSIHRLYRDLIYSGMAFGAERWLGSLQRLCERYACLMVSGNSSRELGGVIPSPEGKKSMMKVAQRMVSSFCASINPSNGHQWNNISTLDEFEVRATLQKCTDPGQPNGVVISAASTIWLPVPPQHVFNFLRDERTRPQWDVLSNQNPVQEVAHIANGSHPGNSISVLRAYNTSQNNMLILQESCIDSSGSLVVYSPVDLQSINIAMSGEDTTYIPLLPSGFTISPDGRGSNEALSMNNGSTLGGAGAGGSLVTVVFQILVSSLSSSAKMSPESVNTVNNLIGNTIHQIKAALNCSTS; translated from the exons ATGGAATACGGCACcggaggtggtggtggtggtggtggtggagctTCGTCAAGTGGCGGTGACGCCGCAGATGCTCACCGGAAGAAGAAACGTTTCCATCGACATACagctcatcaaattcaaagccTTGAATC TGTGTTCAAGGAATGTCCACATCCAGACGAGAAAATTAGATTGCAGTTGAGTAGAGATTTGGGTTTGGCTCCTCGTCAAATAAAGTTTTGGTTCCAAAATAGGAGGACTCAATTGaag AGTCAACATGAGAGAGCAGATAATAGTGCACTTCGATCAGAAAATGATAGAATTCGATGTGAAAACATCGCGATAAGGGAAGCAATCAAGAATGTGATATGTCCATCTTGTGGAGGTCCTCCAGTTACTGAAGACACTTATTTTGATGAACAAAAATTGAGAATGGAGAATTTGCAACTAAAAGAGGAG CTTGACAAAATTTCAAGCATTGCTGCAAAGTATATGGGGAGGCCTATTTCGCAACTTCCACCAGTGCAACCTGTTCATTTGTCCTCACTTAACTTAATGTCCATGCCTAATTTTGGACTAACTGGCCCTTcacttgatcttgatcttgatcttctCCCTGGAAGTTCGACGACTACTTTTCCAAATTTACCATGTCCTACATTGAACATATCAGACATGGATAAGTCCCTTATGGCTGATATTGCTGGCAATGCCATGGAGGAACTGATTAGGCTTTTACAAACTAACGAACCTTTGTGGACAAAGTCAACAACTGATGGCAGAGATGTACTTGACATCGATAACTATGACCAGATTTTTCCAAAGGCTAACAGTTCGTTGAAAAATCCAAATGTTCGTGTTGAGGCTTCCAGGCAATCAGGTGTTGTGATCATGAATGGTTTGGCCTTAGTCGACATGTTCATGGATGTG AATAAATGGGTGGAATTCTTTCCTACAATTGTTTCAAAGGCAAGAACACTTGAAGTAATATCATGTGGCATGATGGGCAGTCGGAGTAGTACATTACAATTG ATGTATGAAGAACAGCAAGTGCTTTCGCCATTAGTCCCAACACGACAATTCTACTTCCTACGGTTTTGCCAGCAGATTGAGACGGGCTCATGGGCAATTgttgatgtttcctatgataTTACTCAAGAAAATATGTACCCTCCCTCTTCTtgcaaggttcataagctcccaTCTGGATGCTTGATACGAGACATGCCCAATGGTTATTCCAAG GTAACTTGGTTGGAACATGTTGAAGTGGAAGAGAAAGGTTCAATTCATAGGCTATATAGAGATCTTATATATAGTGGTATGGCATTTGGAGCAGAGAGATGGCTTGGTTCTCTTCAGAGATTGTGTGAGAGATATGCTTGTTTAATGGTTAGCGGCAACTCTTCTCGTGAACTTGGAGGAG TGATTCCGTCACCAGAAGGGAAGAAAAGCATGATGAAAGTGGCTCAAAGAATGGTGAGCAGTTTCTGTGCCAGCATAAATCCGTCCAATGGACACCAGTGGAACAACATTTCTACATTGGATGAATTTGAAGTTAGAGCCACCCTTCAAAAGTGCACAGATCCTGGCCAGCCCAATGGTGTAGTCATCAGTGCAGCTTCCACTATTTGGCTCCCGGTTCCTCCACAACATGTTTTCAATTTCCTTAGGGACGAAAGGACTCGACCTCAG TGGGATGTTCTTTCCAACCAAAATCCAGTACAAGAGGTAGCTCACATTGCAAATGGCTCTCACCCAGGGAATTCTATTTCTGTGCTCAGG GCCTATAACACTAGCCAGAATAACATGCTGATACTTCAAGAAAGTTGCATAGACTCATCAGGTTCACTAGTAGTCTACAGTCCTGTTGATTTACAATCCATCAACATTGCAATGAGTGGTGAAGACACCACCTACATCCCTTTGCTCCCCTCAGGTTTCACAATATCACCAGACGGACGAGGGTCCAACGAGGCATTATCGATGAATAATGGTAGTACCTTGGGAGGAGCAGGGGCAGGGGGGTCACTAGTGACAGTAGTGTTCCAGATATTGGTAAGCAGTTTGTCATCATCAGCCAAAATGAGCCCAGAATCAGTAAACACAGTTAATAACCTTATAGGCAACACTATCCACCAAATTAAAGCTGCCTTGAATTGCTCCACTTCCTga
- the LOC125873000 gene encoding uncharacterized protein LOC125873000, with translation MASTKVQRIMTQPINLIFRFLQSKARIQIWLFEQKDQRIEGRIIGFDEYMNLVLDDAEEVNVKKNSRKQLGRILLKGDNITLMMNTGK, from the exons ATGGCTAGCACCAAAGTACAGAGGATTATGACCCAGCCCATT AATCTGATCTTCAGATTTCTTCAGAGT aaagCGCGCATTCAGATATGGCTATTTGAGCAGAAGGATCAGAGGATTGAAGGACGTATTATT ggtTTTGATGAGTACATGAATTTGGTTCTGGATGATGCCGAGGAAGTCAATGTGAAGAAGAATAGCAGAAAGCAGTTAG GGCGGATTCTTCTGAAAGGAGATAATATCACATTGATGATGAACAC GGGGAAATGA
- the LOC125872156 gene encoding protein argonaute 1-like, which yields MVRKRRTDVPGDAESSESHETGGGRGGVQRPSQQQQQGGGRGSGPQRGGYGGRGGGGAPRGGMAPQQSYGGPPEYYQQGRGSQQYQRGGGQPQRRGGIGGRGAPSGGSSRPTVPELHQATETPHQPVPYGRPAGTYSEAGSSSQLPEPMTHQVTQQFQQLAVQPEGGAPQAIPPVSSKSMRFPLRPGKGSNGTRCIVKANHFFAELPDKDLHQYDVSITPEVASRGVNRAVMEQLVKLYRESHLGKRLPAYDGRKSLYTAGPLPFVQKDFKITLLDDDDGPGGARREREFKVVIKLAARADLHHLGMFLQGRQADAPQEALQVLDIVLRELPTSRYCPVGRSFYSPDLGRRQPLGEGLESWRGFYQSIRPTQMGLSLNIDMSSTAFIEPLPVIEFVSQLLNRDISSRPLSDADRVKIKKALRGVKVEVTHRGNMRRKYRISGLTSQATRELTFPVDERGTMKAVVEYFRETYGFVIQHTQLPCLQVGNTQRPNYLPMEVCKIVEGQRYSKRLNERQITALLKVTCQRPQERENDILQTVRHNAYADDPYAREFGIKISEKLAQVEARILPAPWLKYHDTGREKDCLPQVGQWNMMNKKMVNGGTVNNWICINFSRNVQDSVARGFCSELAQMCMISGMIFNPNPVLPPVSARPDQVERVLKTRFHDAMTKLQPNGRELDLLIVILPDNNGSLYGDLKRICETDLGIVSQCCLTKHVFKMSKQYLANVSLKINVKVGGRNTVLVDAISRRIPLVSDRPTIIFGADVTHPHPGEDSSPSIAAVVASQDWPEITKYAGLVSAQAHRQELIQDLYKTWQDPTRGTVTGGMIKELLISFRRATGQKPQRIIFYRDGVSEGQFYQVLLFELDAIRKACASLEPNYQPPVTFVVVQKRHHTRLFANNHRDRNAVDRSGNILPGTVVDSKICHPTEFDFYLCSHAGIQGTSRPAHYHVLWDENNFSADGLQSLTNNLCYTYARCTRSVSIVPPAYYAHLAAFRARFYMEPETSDSESVTSGAGPYRGGVGAVGRSTRAPGVGAAVRPLPALKENVKRVMFYC from the exons ATGGTGCGGAAGAGGAGAACTGATGTTCCTGGTGATGCTGAGAGCTCCGAGTCCCATGAAACTGGAGGGGGACGAGGTGGTGTCCAACGCCCATCACAACAGCAGCAGCAAGGTGGAGGTAGAGGCTCAGGACCTCAGCGTGGAGGATATGGTGGCCGTGGTGGTGGGGGAGCTCCACGTGGTGGAATGGCCCCTCAACAGTCCTATGGAGGACCCCCTGAGTACTATCAACAGGGCAGAGGATCTCAGCAGTATCAACGAGGGGGAGGACAACCCCAGCGTCGTGGTGGTATAGGGGGCCGTGGGGCACCTTCTGGTGGATCTTCTAGGCCAACAGTTCCCGAGCTGCACCAAGCAACTGAGACTCCACATCAGCCCGTACCATATGGAAGACCAGCAGGAACATACTCAGAGGCTGGCTCCTCATCTCAGCTACCTGAACCAATGACACATCAAGTTACTCAGCAGTTCCAGCAACTTGCTGTGCAACCAGAAGGAGGTGCACCCCAAGCAATACCACCTGTATCTAGCAAGTCAATGAGGTTTCCACTTCGGCCTGGAAAGGGTAGTAATGGCACTAGATGCATTGTTAAGGCCAATCACTTCTTTGCCGAGTTACCTGACAAAGACTTGCACCAGTATGAT GTTTCAATTACCCCAGAAGTAGCTTCCCGAGGTGTCAACCGCGCTGTCATGGAGCAGCTGGTAAAGCTTTACAGAGAGTCCCATCTTGGGAAGAGGCTTCCAGCCTATGACGGAAGAAAAAGTCTGTACACTGCAGGGCCCCTCCCTTTTgttcaaaaagattttaaaatcaCACttcttgatgatgatgatggacCTGGTGGTGCTAG GCGAGAAAGGGAGTTTAAAGTTGTGATCAAACTGGCTGCTCGTGCTGATCTTCATCACTTAGGGATGTTCTTACAAGGGAGGCAGGCTGATGCACCCCAGGAGGCCCTACAGGTTCTGGATATTGTTCTGCGTGAGTTGCCAACAAGTAG GTATTGTCCTGTGGGCCGTTCTTTCTATTCCCCTGATTTAGGACGAagacaaccactaggtgaaggTTTAGAGAGCTGGCGTGGCTTCTATCAAAGTATTCGTCCTACACAGATGGGATTATCCTTGAATATTG ATATGTCTTCCACAGCATTCATTGAGCCACTGCCGGTCATTGAATTTGTGAGCCAGCTTCTGAATCGGGACATCTCTTCTAGACCATTGTCTGATGCTGATCGGGTTAAG ATAAAGAAGGCCCTGAGAGGTGTAAAGGTGGAGGTCACTCATCGTGGGAATATGAGGAGGAAGTACCGCATATCTGGTTTGACATCTCAAGCAACAAGAGAGTTGAC TTTCCCTGTTGATGAAAGAGGTACAATGAAAGCTGTTGTGGAGTACTTTCGAGAAACCTATGGTTTTGTTATTCAGCATACTCAGTTGCCTTGTCTTCAAGTTGGAAATACACAAAGGCCAAATTATTTGCCTATGGAG GTCTGCAAGATTGTGGAGGGGCAGAGGTACTCCAAGCGCTTGAATGAGAGGCAGATAACAGCACTTCTGAAAGTGACCTGCCAGCGTCCTCAAGAGAGAGAGAATGACATTCTTCAG ACTGTTCGTCACAATGCTTATGCTGATGACCCATATGCGAGGGAATTTGGTATTAAGATTAGCGAGAAGCTTGCTCAAGTTGAGGCTCGCATTTTGCCTGCACCTTGG CTTAAATACCATGATACAGGTCGAGAAAAAGACTGTCTGCCACAAGTGGGCCAGTGGAATATGATGAATAAG AAAATGGTTAATGGAGGAACAGTGAACAACTGGATCTGTATAAACTTTTCTCGCAATGTGCAAGACAGTGTTGCACGGGGATTCTGTTCTGAGCTTGCACAGATGTGCATGATATCGGGCATG ATCTTCAACCCGAATCCTGTTCTACCACCAGTGAGTGCTCGCCCTGATCAAGTTGAGAGAGTCTTGAAAACTCGATTTCATGATGCTATGACGAAGTTGCAGCCGAATGGGAGGGAGCTCGATCTGTTGATCGTCATATTGCCCGACAATAATGGCTCCCTTTATG gTGATCTAAAACGGATTTGTGAAACTGATCTTGGCATTGTCTCGCAATGCTGCTTGACAAAACATGTGTTTAAGATGAGCAAGCAGTATTTAGCCAATGTGTCCCTTAAGATTAATGTGAAAGTTGGAGGAAGAAACACCGTGCTTGTTGATGCGATCTCTAGGCGAATTCCCCTTGTCAGCGACCGCCCAACTATTATTTTTGGTGCAGATGTCACCCATCCCCACCCTGGGGAGGATTCTAGCCCGTCCATTGCTGCG GTGGTTGCTTCTCAAGATTGGCCTGAGATTACTAAGTATGCTGGTCTGGTTTCTGCTCAAGCTCATAGGCAGGAGCTTATACAAGATCTGTACAAGACTTGGCAAGATCCAACTAGAGGAACTGTGACTGGTGGCATGATAAA GGAATTGCTTATTTCTTTCCGTCGAGCGACTGGACAGAAGCCTCAGAGAATAATATTCTACCG AGATGGTGTTAGCGAGGGACAGTTTTATCAAGTGCTTCTTTTTGAACTTGATGCAATCCGCAAG GCCTGTGCATCTTTAGAACCCAACTATCAGCCCCCAGTTACGTTTGTCGTGGTTCAAAAGCGTCACCACACAAGGTTGTTTGCCAACAACCACCGTGATAGAAATGCTGTTGATCGGAGTGGGAACATTTTGCCTG GTACTGTGGTCGATTCAAAGATCTGCCACCCTACTGAGTTTGATTTCTATCTCTGTAGCCATGCCGGCATACAG GGTACTAGCCGGCCAGCACATTATCATGTCTTGTGGGATGAGAACAATTTCTCTGCTGACGGGCTGCAGTCTTTGACCAACAACCTTTGTTATAC ATATGCTAGGTGTACTCGTTCCGTCTCCATTG TTCCTCCAGCCTATTATGCACATTTGGCAGCTTTCCGTGCTCGTTTTTACATGGAACCAGAGACATCTGATAGTGAATCTGTCACAAGTGGAGCTGGTCCATACAGAGGTGGTGTAGGAGCTGTTGGAAGGAGCACACGAGCACCAGGTGTCGGTGCTGCTGTAAGGCCCCTTCCTGCTCTCAAGGAGAATGTCAAAAGGGTGATGTTCTATTGTTAG
- the LOC125873237 gene encoding kinase-interacting family protein-like: MEAKLKVEKTGAASKHSRKRSFSRPSWLLCTIADLDKKMKKLVVNVPNIDGADSFTERADAYYQKRPQLLALLQELYDNYLSLADRYCQALAKNHHRRNSFPIPSFHFDHDNDDQFDKEENNGSEIVDSDAESSLSYQPPFPSTQAKLEPDMIIADLVIRSVDCEIILHELSQVDKLCNESSRKIELQESLLELLESERLILLNENARLGYKVASLMEENKGLSSESLFMKRKVAELARCMLSRREDHRVCMLSRKVEDLQGQIYGLERRNNEYNEQLLKHEEEKRSKSKMGLKGCFKVPEEAVVGNAKKGEKQKTIGAEVGKKVPKFWDRVKKLDIFLCAPNSTKPIVNMRKKGDST, encoded by the exons ATGGAAGCAAAACTGAAAGTAGAGAAAACTGGTGCTGCTTCAAAGCATTCAAGGAAGAGAAGCTTCAGTAGACCCTCTTGGCTTCTCTGCACTATTGCCG atttggacaagaagatgaagaagttggTTGTGAACGTTCCCAATATAGATGGTGCTGACAGTTTTACAGAACGCGCTGATGCTTACTACCAGAAACGGCCACAGCTTCTGGCCTTACTTCAAGAATTGTATGACAACTATCTCTCTTTGGCAGACCGCTATTGCCAAGCACTTGCCAAGAACCATCATCGTCGAAATTCCTTTCCTATTCCATCCTTCCATTTTGATCATGACAATGATGATCAATTTGACAAGGAAGAGAACAATGGATCGGAGATTGTTGATTCTGATGCTGAGAGTTCATTATCATATCAGCCTCCATTTCCATCCACACAAGCCAAATTGGAACCAGATATGATCATTGCAGACTTGGTGATCAGAAGTGTTGACTGTGAAATCATCCTGCACGAGCTTAGTCAAGTCGACAAGCTTTGCAACGAGTCATCAAGGAAGATAGAGTTGCAGGAAAGCTTATTGGAGTTGTTGGAATCAGAGAGATTGATCTTGTTAAATGAGAACGCGAGATTGGGATACAAAGTGGCTTCATTGATGGAGGAGAATAAGGGGTTGTCTTCAGAGTCTTTGTTCATGAAGAGGAAGGTAGCTGAGCTTGCAAGGTGCATGCTAAGCAGGAGGGAGGATCATAGAGTTTGCATGCTTAGTCGAAAAGTTGAGGATCTTCAAGGTCAGATATATGGATTGGAGAGGAGGAACAATGAGTATAATGAGCAGCTGCTGAAgcatgaagaagagaaaaggagcAAGTCTAAGATGGGGTTGAAGGGTTGCTTTAAAGTGCCTGAAGAGGCTGTTGTTGGCAATGCCAAAAAGGGTGAGAAGCAGAAAACTATTGGTGCTGAAGTTGGAAAGAAAGTTCCTAAGTTTTGGGACAGGGTTAAAAAGCTTGATATCTTCCTTTGTGCACCTAATTCAACTAAACCTATTGTTAACATGAGAAAAAAGGGTGATTCAACTTAA